A single genomic interval of Eurosta solidaginis isolate ZX-2024a chromosome 3, ASM4086904v1, whole genome shotgun sequence harbors:
- the LOC137246293 gene encoding uncharacterized protein, which translates to MTNFNKLNPNQKECMAQFMAEHPNLAKNKFPNSAQGRATSNRLWEELSKRLNADGPPVKDAKMWRKVFADQKYQAKKKLSHNKLSKRQTGGGPYNEIPISATEELIIEAAGLEVAVDGNSTVRTFGNSPAHRSSTENSDSESNSDSGTSSASASALPGPSRSVTTLTPRVTSRCNTPRRVSKSAEKLSLLQQNLSRVSDFQRDLGEKIDRLVQVQERLLQVHERMLTIKEEKHKLHQESHALDLQIKNLELESLAISVNRKRRN; encoded by the exons at gaCGAATTTTAACAAGCTAAACCCAAACCAAAAGGAGTGCATGGCGCAATTTATGGCGGAACACCCCAACTTGGCGAAAAACAAATTTCCCAATTCCGCACAAGGTAGAGCAACGTCCAACAGACTGTGGGAGGAGCTTTCCAAGCGTTTAAATGCTGACGGGCCACCAGTAAAAGACGCCAAAATGTGGaggaag GTTTTCGCAGATCAAAAATATCAGGCGAAGAAGAAGCTTTCCCACAACAAATTGTCCAAAAGACAAACTGGAGGAGGTCCTTATAATGAAATTCCCATCAGTGCAACTGAGGAATTGATTATAGAGGCAGCCGGACTTGAGGTCGCAGTGGACGGGAATAGTACCGTTCGCACTTTTGGCAATTCACCCGCTCATAGAAGCAGCACCGAAAATAGTGATAGTGAGAGCAACAGTGATAGTGGAACAAGCAGCGCATCAGCCAGCGCTTTACCTGGTCCATCTAGGTCGGTTACTACCCTTACACCGCGTGTAACCTCTCGGTGCAATACTCCACGACGAGTAAGTAAGAGTGCCGAAAAATTGTCCCTGCTCCAACAAAATTTGAGTAGAGTGTCTGATTTTCAGCGCGATTTGGGGGAGAAGATTGACCGATTGGTGCAGGTGCAGGAGAGGTTGTTGCAAGTGCATGAAAGGATGCTGACCATTAAGGAGGAGAAGCATAAACTGCATCAAGAATCACATGCACTTGatttacaaatcaaaaatttagaattagAGTCTCTAGCAATAAGTgtaaatagaaaaagaagaaattaa
- the LOC137245869 gene encoding putative nuclease HARBI1 — MSKYLKILINKRNFKMDVHLLFYISSSDSEEDETVARRLLRDKSDPLALPQTAFLKRFRLSKEAFQFVLHALNLKQSDAKAVPPVLQLAATLSLLGSGGYQHCVGSDYLVGMCQSTVSKITSHVILEMENKLCPQNIQFHLNETSECKQWFMDKYKIPGVIGCIDGTHIGLQRPSVDEHMYFNRKGYHSINAMIMCDHTYKILAINCQYGGAAHDSFVWRHSDQRRVLQERFEINRRSNAWLLGDSGYPLEPWCITPYRNPADGSSESAFNDVHSKARCIIERTIGIFKGRWRILGYGNRGRYHPTKVARFANVCAALHNICIQFKIDYNVRRYESDQISDVDPGEANHLTPIGQTIRDQIKHSLINST, encoded by the exons atgtcaaaatatttaaaaattttaataaacaaacgaaatttcaaaatggatgtgcacttacttttctatataagttCAAGCGATAGTGAGGAAGATGAAACAGTAGCACGGAGGCTACTTAGAGATAAAAGTGATCCTTTAGCTTTACCACAAACTGC ATTCTTGAAACGATTTAGATTATCTAAAGAGGCTTTCCAGTTTGTACTTCATGCCTTAAATTTGAAGCAGTCGGATGCAAAAGCGGTGCCTCCAGTTCTACAACTAGCTGCCACACTTTCTCTTCTAGGAAGTGGCGGGTATCAGCATTGTGTCGGCAGTGATTATTTGGTTGGAATGTGCCAGAGCACTGTGTCAAAGATAACATCCCACGTTATTCTCGAAATGGAGAACAAGTTGTGTCCAcaaaatatacaatttcatttaaacGAAACTTCGGAATGCAAGCAATGGTTTATGGATAAATACAAAATACCTGGAG TCATCGGTTGCATTGATGGCACACACATCGGCTTGCAAAGACCATCTGTGGATGAGCATATGTACTTTAATAGGAAAGGATACCATAGTATCAACGCAATGATA atgTGCGATCACACCTATAAAATTTTGGCAATCAACTGTCAGTACGGTGGTGCGGCTCATGATTCCTTCGTTTGGAGGCATTCAGATCAACGACGAGTATTGCAAGAGAGGTTTGAAATTAATAGGCGGAGCAATGCGTGGCTTTTAG GTGATTCTGGCTATCCACTAGAGCCGTGGTGCATAACGCCTTACCGAAACCCCGCCGATGGCTCCAGTGAATCCGCATTTAATGATGTACACTCAAAAGCAAGATGTATCATCGAACGTACCATTGGTATTTTTAAAGGACGTTGGAGAATATTAGGGTATGGCAATAGGGGTAGATACCATCCTACAAAAGTGGCACGATTTGCCAATGTGTGTGCAGCTTTACATAATATCTGCATACAGTTCAAAATTGATTACAACGTACGAAGATATGAATCAGACCAAATCAGCGATGTTGACCCAGGCGAAGCCAACCATCTTACCCCAATTGGTCAAACAATAAGAGACCAAATAAAACACTCTCTAATTAATTCCacgtaa